In Larimichthys crocea isolate SSNF chromosome VI, L_crocea_2.0, whole genome shotgun sequence, one genomic interval encodes:
- the pmela gene encoding premelanosome protein a, whose amino-acid sequence MTTLTLVLLVLAFTSATAIKSRSQFTRYRSWNSRMYPVWKDGDPRFRNCWTGGEVTFDLKNDAPTLTGARATFSINLNFPPNQTVRSDGQVVWAENCTINGQQYQQGQAVYPDQDTERTGVFPDGTPLTRSQNKKPHYVFVWKTWGRYWQVADGPSSSLSIGTDNVPLGSYNMEVVIYHCRGKDKFIPLGYASTTFTITDQVPFTISLAQVNDVNENDQNFIQNRAIAFSVKLHDPSQYLNTADISFSWDFGDSTGTLISRDLTVTHTYLAVGTFKPQVVLMASIPNGCGNPTAVVPIDASAAPAVVVMASTPAAVPAAPAEGGDAIALDVPASDATPVQPEEAATNTEDGEAVVDTDTETVEVASVAPAGIDAAVVPEEQDPANAAAADVVAEDTDAAAAAASVAPVAEEPADAEVAAADETAVVTDAAEENVPVIDAAAASVAPVAEGEEVAAEVAETVTVAPVAEGAAEQEADVAADTVAADTAAVDAAAVDAAVVDDAAAADVAVEDAAAADVDDAAAVEAAAVDAAAADVAAVDAATEVAQAVSEAPADNIVPAATETTIVEEAAPAETVADTEAEVQATENEVAATAAPAAVAEEAVPAEGEVQAEDPAQVALVVAKRQAPELTADCMVYRYGSLATSVDVVQGIESVEIVQVANVVAMATELDQNAVDVTITCQGSLPSEVCTVISDADCITPVETICSAATPSPDCQMILRQFFNDSGVFCINVSLTNDVSLAVASARVSVTVASGGSPAGTAATVLGVMVLACVVCCISLMYRRFKQYQPLREDGGDNRGGSSAVTSAPLLLWNLLSRQSPGESRPLLQGRIV is encoded by the exons atgaCGACTCTGACACTGGTGCTACTGGTCTTGGCTTTTACATCTGCCACGGCGATAA AGTCAAGAAGTCAGTTCACACGTTACCGCTCATGGAACTCACGGATGTATCCGGTGTGGAAAGACGGAGACCCAAGATTCAGGAACTGTTGGACTG GTGGTGAAGTAACTTTTGATCTGAAAAATGATGCGCCCACCCTGACTGGAGCAAGAGCAACTTTCTCTATCAATCTTAATTTCCCACCAAATCAGACCGTGCGCTCTGACGGGCAGGTGGTCTGGGCAGAAAACTGCACCATCAACG GACAACAGTATCAGCAGGGTCAGGCTGTGTATCCCGACCAGGACACTGAGCGGACTGGAGTTTTCCCTGACGGCACACCGCTCACCAGGAGCCAGAACAAGAAACCCcactatgtgtttgtgtggaagaCATGGG GGCGTTACTGGCAGGTGGCAGATGGGccgtcctcctccctctctatcGGTACAGACAACGTCCCCCTGGGCTCCTACAACATGGAGGTTGTCATCTATCACTGCCGTGGCAAAGACAAGTTCATCCCTCTTGGTTACGCCTCCACAACTTTCACAATCACAG ACCAGGTTCCCTTCACCATATCACTCGCCCAGGTCAATGATGTGAACGAGAACGACCAGAACTTCATCCAGAACCGAGCCATCGCTTTTAGCGTCAAGCTTCATGACCCCAGCCAGTATCTCAACACCGCTGACATCAGCTTCAGCTGGGACTTTGGTGACAGCACTGGTACTTTGATCTCCAGAGACCTCACTGTCACTCACACATACCTCGCCGTCGGGACCTTCAAACCTCAGGTGGTCCTCATGGCGAGCATCCCCAATGGCTGTGGAAATCCCACAGCCG ttgTTCCTATTGATGCCTCTGCTGCTCCAGCAGTAGTAGTGATGGCCTCCACCCCTGCAGCTGTCCCAGCAGCACCAGCTGAGGGAGGAGATGCGATTGCTCTGGATGTTCCTGCATCTGATGCTACTCCTGTGCAGCCAGAAGAAGCAGCCACGAACACAGAAGATGGAGAAGCAGTTGTTGATACAGACACCGAGACAGTAGAGGTCGCCTCAGTAGCCCCCGCTGGAATTGATGCAGCTGTCGTCCCAGAGGAACAAGATCCCGCcaacgctgctgctgcagatgttgtTGCAGAGGACACAGATGCAGCAGCCGCTGCTGCCTCTGTTGCACCTGTAGCTGAAGAGCCGGCAGATGCTGAAGTAGCTGCTGCAGATGAAACTGCAGTGGTTACAGATGCAGCTGAAGAAAATGTGCCTGTGATTGATGCCGCCGCTGCTTCAGTTGCCCCTGTTGCAGAGGGGGAAGAAGTTGCAGCTGAGGTTGCTGAGACGGTCACTGTTGCTCCTGTTGCAGAAGGTGCTGCAGAGCAAGAAGCTGACGTGGCTGCTGATACTGTGGCTGCTGatactgctgctgttgatgctgctgctgttgatgctgcagttgttgatgatgctgctgctgcagatgttgcCGTTGAAGATGCTGCTGCCGCcgat gttgatgatgctgctgctgttgaggcagctgctgttgatgctgctgctgccgatgttgctgctgttgatgctgccaCAGAAGTTGCCCAAGCTGTATCAGAGGCCCCTGCTGATAACATTGTACCTGCCGCCACTGAAACTACAATTGTAGAAGAAGCAGCACCAGCTGAAACCGTCGCCGATACCGAAGCTGAAGTACAGGCAACTGAGAATGAAGTTGCAGCAactgcagctcctgcag CGGTTGCTGAAGAGGCTGTCCCAGCTGAAGGTGAAGTCCAGGCAGAGGATCCAGCACAGGTTGCCCTTGTTGTGGCTAAAAGACAAGCACCGGAGCTTACAGCTGACTGCATGGTCTACCGTTATGGCTCCCTCGCCACATCTGTAGATGTTGTCC AGGGTATTGAAAGTGTAGAGATTGTACAGGTGGCCAACGTTGTAGCAATGGCGACTGAGTTGGATCAGAACGCTGTGGACGTCACCATCACATGTCAGGGAAG TCTGCCAAGTGAGGTCTGCACAGTCATTTCAGATGCTGACTGTATCACACCAGTGGAAACAATCTGCAGTGCAGCCACACCCTCTCCAGACTGTCAAATGATCCTTCGTCAGTTCTTCAACGACTCTGGAGTGTTTTGCATTAATGTGTCCTTGACCAATGATGTCAGTCTCGCTGTGGCAAGTGCCAGAGTTAGCGTGACAGTAg CCTCTGGTGGTTCCCCAGCTGGAACCGCAGCCACAGTCCTGGGTGTTATGGTTCTTGCCTGTGTCGTCTGTTGTATTAGTTTGATGTACAG GCGGTTCAAGCAGTACCAGCCACTAAGAGAAGACGGTGGTGACAACAGAGGAGGCAGCTCAGCGGTAACATCAGCGCCTCTGCTGTTGTGGAACTTGTTGAGCCGACAGTCGCCAGGAGAGAGTCGGCCGTTGCTTCAGGGGAGGATTGTGTGA